A portion of the Bacillus sp. es.034 genome contains these proteins:
- a CDS encoding sulfurtransferase codes for MLVDAEWLNEHVDDGNVRIIDCRFSLGNPAEGRERYNESHIPGAVFFDLEKDLSGYAKKHGGRHPLPNMKNFLRKVEDAGIDNQTTIVIYDEREGAFAGRCWWLFHYIGHENVYILSGGFAAWKKGSLKTESAVPHYPATNYHPNVNDGILATLDEVRAIADGDRTTPLIDSRSRERFTGREEPIDRIPGHIPGAINFPWTEGMNEGYFLGSDEQKERFSMLKKDEPVIVYCGSGVTATPNFIALKEAGFTNVKLYVGSYSDWVSYEEHKVEKE; via the coding sequence GTGCTGGTAGATGCGGAGTGGCTTAATGAACATGTGGACGATGGGAATGTAAGAATCATCGATTGTCGTTTTTCGTTAGGGAATCCAGCAGAAGGACGGGAAAGATACAATGAAAGCCATATTCCCGGTGCCGTCTTTTTCGACCTTGAAAAGGATTTATCCGGCTATGCGAAGAAACACGGGGGACGACACCCTCTCCCGAATATGAAGAATTTCCTGCGAAAAGTGGAGGATGCGGGAATCGATAATCAAACAACCATTGTGATCTATGATGAGAGGGAAGGGGCTTTTGCGGGCAGATGCTGGTGGTTATTCCATTATATCGGTCATGAAAATGTCTATATCCTGAGTGGTGGATTTGCCGCGTGGAAGAAGGGTTCTCTAAAGACGGAATCCGCCGTTCCCCATTATCCTGCAACAAATTATCATCCGAACGTTAATGACGGCATCTTGGCCACTTTGGATGAGGTACGAGCCATTGCAGATGGAGATAGGACTACCCCGTTGATTGATTCCAGGAGCAGGGAACGGTTCACTGGTCGGGAAGAGCCGATCGACCGTATTCCGGGCCATATTCCCGGCGCGATCAACTTTCCATGGACGGAAGGGATGAATGAAGGGTATTTCCTTGGATCCGATGAGCAGAAGGAACGCTTCTCAATGCTTAAAAAAGATGAGCCCGTCATTGTCTATTGTGGATCTGGTGTTACAGCAACCCCAAACTTCATTGCTCTTAAAGAAGCCGGATTTACCAATGTGAAGCTATATGTAGGAAGCTATAGCGATTGGGTTTCGTACGAAGAACACAAGGTGGAAAAAGAATAA
- a CDS encoding 5'-3' exonuclease: protein MENKNEHLLLIDGMALLFRSFFATAVTGQFMMNSKGLPTNGVQGFMKHLLMAADHVKPTHIIVCWDMGSQTFRNEVFNDYKSNRNAPPVELIPQFDLAKEVAEGFNLSNVGVVGYEADDCIGTLAKLHRSERKVSVLSGDQDLLQLLDDNIDIMLLKKGFGNYQTYTKDLFVEERGITPQQFIDVKALMGDTSDGYPGVKGIGEKTAMKMIQQYQNISGILANLHELTPSQRKKIEEDLDMLHVSRKLAEIHCEVPLSVSVEEARWEHVSHDTLTLVDELELKVLRRFLLGSNVLAASS from the coding sequence TTGGAAAATAAAAATGAGCATTTATTATTAATAGATGGAATGGCATTATTATTTCGATCTTTCTTTGCAACGGCCGTAACGGGCCAATTTATGATGAATTCAAAAGGCCTCCCGACCAATGGGGTCCAGGGGTTCATGAAACACCTGCTGATGGCAGCGGATCATGTGAAGCCTACACACATCATTGTATGCTGGGATATGGGGAGTCAGACGTTCCGTAACGAAGTGTTCAATGACTATAAATCGAATCGGAATGCACCCCCTGTTGAACTGATTCCTCAGTTCGACCTTGCAAAAGAAGTGGCTGAAGGATTCAATCTTTCCAATGTGGGCGTAGTGGGCTATGAAGCAGACGATTGTATCGGGACCCTGGCAAAGCTCCATCGATCCGAGCGAAAAGTCTCCGTTCTAAGTGGAGACCAGGATCTTCTGCAGCTTCTTGATGACAACATTGACATCATGCTGCTGAAGAAAGGCTTTGGGAATTATCAGACCTATACGAAAGACCTCTTTGTGGAAGAAAGGGGCATCACCCCGCAACAGTTCATAGATGTGAAAGCACTCATGGGAGATACAAGTGACGGATATCCAGGCGTAAAAGGGATCGGGGAGAAAACAGCCATGAAAATGATTCAACAGTATCAGAATATTTCCGGTATCCTTGCCAATCTGCATGAACTGACTCCCTCACAACGGAAGAAGATTGAGGAAGACCTTGACATGCTGCATGTTTCAAGGAAGCTGGCTGAAATTCATTGTGAAGTACCCCTTTCTGTGTCGGTTGAAGAAGCCAGGTGGGAGCATGTATCCCATGATACACTTACGCTTGTGGATGAATTAGAGCTTAAAGTTCTTAGAAGGTTTTTACTAGGTTCGAATGTGTTAGCGGCTTCAAGCTAA
- a CDS encoding small, acid-soluble spore protein L, with the protein MTKGNNKNKGKSAKSVNPQGISQDAEFAAEPKSALENAAKKTNKK; encoded by the coding sequence ATGACTAAAGGAAACAATAAAAATAAAGGGAAAAGCGCTAAAAGTGTTAACCCCCAAGGAATTTCACAGGATGCTGAATTCGCGGCCGAACCGAAAAGCGCATTAGAGAATGCAGCTAAGAAAACGAATAAAAAATAA
- a CDS encoding divergent PAP2 family protein has product MNKGIITALISIALAQGLKIPLHFLKKKEWKPELFFQTGGMPSSHSAGVASLTTFIALKRGVKTIDFALSFIFGLIVMYDAQGIRRQTGELTLKVNSLDELVRKAHEKETVQFEEKKPKRLKEMLGHQPQEVVGGALLGSLLGFIAFLFSKKDRQKKRFSVR; this is encoded by the coding sequence GTGAATAAAGGAATCATTACCGCACTGATCAGTATTGCGTTAGCCCAAGGACTGAAGATTCCGCTGCACTTTTTGAAAAAGAAGGAGTGGAAGCCTGAGCTGTTTTTTCAGACAGGGGGAATGCCGAGCTCCCATAGTGCAGGAGTCGCATCTTTGACGACATTCATTGCGTTAAAAAGAGGGGTAAAAACGATTGATTTCGCTCTTTCCTTCATCTTCGGTCTGATCGTCATGTACGATGCCCAGGGAATTCGCCGCCAAACCGGTGAATTGACGCTTAAAGTAAATAGTCTCGATGAGCTTGTCAGGAAGGCGCATGAAAAGGAAACCGTTCAATTCGAAGAGAAGAAACCTAAAAGACTGAAGGAAATGCTCGGACACCAGCCCCAGGAAGTGGTCGGAGGCGCATTGCTTGGTTCCCTTCTTGGCTTCATCGCCTTCTTGTTTTCCAAAAAGGATAGGCAAAAGAAAAGATTTTCTGTAAGATAA
- a CDS encoding DUF6123 family protein, which produces MKKTTEEFLIDLENKGFKFQEDAIGFIYFGKKYTDAPDELVNSAIEITLKAQKQFDSSFYMSILERLHSQKIPSRKEALKWMEKQGLA; this is translated from the coding sequence GTGAAAAAGACAACAGAGGAATTTCTCATAGATCTGGAAAACAAAGGCTTCAAATTTCAGGAAGACGCAATAGGCTTCATCTATTTCGGGAAAAAATACACAGATGCCCCGGATGAACTGGTCAATAGTGCCATTGAAATTACATTAAAAGCACAGAAACAATTTGACAGCAGTTTCTATATGTCCATATTAGAAAGACTCCATTCCCAGAAAATCCCTTCTAGAAAGGAAGCATTAAAATGGATGGAGAAACAGGGATTGGCATAA
- a CDS encoding RNase H family protein — translation MLEVYIDGASAGNPGPSGAGIFIKYNGEVEKHSIPLGIMDNHEAEFLACKKALEICLEKQTDTVWLKSDSQAVVHAIEKEFVRKTQYKSLLGDILDLTKQMNLFFVKWIPSKENKAADELARKAIHLN, via the coding sequence TTGTTAGAAGTATATATTGATGGCGCAAGTGCCGGGAACCCCGGACCAAGTGGAGCCGGTATTTTCATCAAATACAACGGTGAAGTGGAAAAACATTCGATTCCTTTAGGGATCATGGACAATCATGAAGCTGAATTCCTCGCCTGCAAAAAAGCGCTTGAGATCTGCTTGGAGAAACAGACAGATACCGTTTGGTTGAAAAGTGATTCTCAAGCTGTCGTTCATGCGATTGAGAAAGAGTTTGTACGTAAAACACAATATAAATCATTGCTCGGCGATATATTGGACTTGACGAAGCAAATGAACCTTTTCTTTGTCAAATGGATCCCCAGCAAAGAAAATAAAGCAGCTGATGAGCTGGCTCGTAAAGCCATCCACCTGAACTAA
- a CDS encoding queuosine precursor transporter produces MFNIWFGLVFVLITFSCLLVMYRMFGRTGLFVWIGISTILANLQVVKTIEIFGLTATLGNAMYGTAFLVTDILNEKYGKKDAQKAVWLGFFTLIVMTIIMQLALLFQPHPDDFAQESLATIFGIIPRIALGSLAAYLVSQFTDVYIFTYLKKKFPTDGQFWIRNNGSTMVSQLLDTLVFTSIAFLGEYPMHVWLEIFITTYLLKWVISLMDTPFGYIAKRFPKNMG; encoded by the coding sequence ATGTTTAATATATGGTTTGGCCTGGTTTTCGTACTCATTACATTCTCATGTTTACTTGTCATGTATCGAATGTTCGGACGAACCGGACTCTTTGTTTGGATAGGAATCTCGACCATACTTGCAAACCTTCAGGTCGTCAAGACGATTGAAATCTTTGGTCTGACGGCCACACTCGGGAATGCCATGTACGGTACCGCCTTTTTGGTGACGGATATCCTGAACGAGAAATACGGTAAAAAAGATGCTCAGAAAGCCGTTTGGCTTGGATTCTTCACGTTGATCGTCATGACTATTATTATGCAACTGGCGCTCTTATTTCAACCACATCCTGACGATTTCGCCCAGGAATCCCTTGCGACGATCTTTGGCATCATCCCTCGGATTGCACTTGGCAGCCTTGCCGCTTATCTTGTAAGCCAATTTACGGATGTGTATATCTTTACCTATCTAAAGAAGAAGTTTCCGACAGATGGCCAATTTTGGATACGTAATAACGGGAGTACGATGGTGAGTCAATTATTGGATACCCTCGTCTTCACAAGCATCGCATTCCTTGGTGAGTATCCGATGCACGTTTGGCTCGAGATTTTCATTACTACCTATCTTCTCAAATGGGTGATTTCCCTTATGGATACCCCGTTTGGCTATATTGCAAAACGATTTCCGAAGAATATGGGATGA
- a CDS encoding reverse transcriptase-like protein: MKMKIKYKYKSKTASDIWFESGFFQRKETLIHVDDLMKTGRVVDLEIIDEMGNSWTRKEYIKLNQELEKEPENIVVFFDGGFDKETNYAGAGIVIYYEKGGESFRIRKNALLEEIENNNEAEYAALHIAIGLLEEIGVKNVPCTIKGDSQVAIKQLGGEWPCYEEGLSRWLDRIEGSIQKLGLKPNLIVLNRKDNKEADKLANQALEGIKVHSNKRLE; the protein is encoded by the coding sequence ATGAAAATGAAAATTAAATATAAATACAAAAGCAAAACAGCTTCCGATATATGGTTTGAATCCGGATTTTTCCAGCGAAAAGAAACATTGATCCATGTAGATGATCTGATGAAAACGGGAAGGGTCGTTGATCTTGAAATCATTGATGAAATGGGAAACTCCTGGACGAGGAAAGAATACATCAAATTGAATCAGGAATTGGAAAAGGAACCCGAAAACATCGTTGTGTTCTTTGATGGCGGGTTCGATAAGGAAACGAACTATGCGGGTGCCGGAATCGTCATCTATTATGAAAAAGGCGGGGAATCTTTTCGGATCAGAAAAAATGCACTTCTCGAAGAAATCGAAAACAATAATGAAGCTGAATACGCTGCATTGCATATAGCCATCGGGCTTCTTGAAGAAATAGGGGTTAAAAATGTGCCCTGTACGATAAAAGGAGATTCACAGGTGGCAATCAAGCAGCTTGGCGGAGAGTGGCCGTGCTATGAAGAGGGGTTGAGCAGATGGCTTGATCGAATTGAAGGATCGATCCAAAAGCTTGGGCTGAAACCCAACCTGATCGTCCTGAACAGGAAAGACAACAAAGAAGCCGATAAGCTTGCCAATCAGGCATTGGAAGGCATTAAGGTACACAGTAATAAACGATTAGAATAA
- a CDS encoding zinc-finger domain-containing protein, translating into MNRNEVVDKVDELIDTYCNDCLLKAHFRKEYGKTYAHRFCIEQCTIGEQIRHYGEYLNKNDAYQK; encoded by the coding sequence ATGAATCGAAATGAAGTGGTGGATAAAGTGGATGAGCTTATAGACACCTACTGTAACGACTGCTTACTGAAAGCACACTTTCGCAAAGAGTATGGTAAAACGTATGCTCACCGCTTTTGTATCGAACAATGCACCATCGGGGAACAAATCCGTCACTACGGAGAATATTTGAATAAGAACGACGCCTATCAAAAATAA
- the cspD gene encoding cold-shock protein CspD translates to MQNGKVKWFNNEKGFGFIEVEGGDDVFVHFSAIQGEGFKSLEEGQEVSFDVVEGNRGPQAANVVKL, encoded by the coding sequence ATGCAAAATGGTAAAGTAAAATGGTTCAACAATGAAAAAGGTTTTGGATTCATTGAAGTTGAAGGTGGAGACGACGTATTCGTTCACTTCTCAGCGATTCAAGGTGAAGGATTCAAATCATTAGAAGAAGGTCAAGAAGTTTCTTTCGATGTTGTTGAAGGAAATCGCGGACCACAAGCTGCAAACGTAGTCAAATTATAA
- the mntR gene encoding transcriptional regulator MntR: MPTPSMEDYIEQIYMLIENKGYARVSDIAEALSVHPSSVTKMVQKLDKDDYLIYEKYRGLVLTPKGNKVGKRLVYRHELLEQFLRVIGVKEEHIYEDVEGIEHHLSWDSIDRIGDLVQFFEEEKSRVEGLRTIQNRSE, from the coding sequence ATGCCTACACCAAGTATGGAAGATTATATAGAACAGATTTACATGTTAATTGAGAACAAAGGTTACGCCAGAGTCTCGGATATAGCAGAAGCTTTATCTGTCCACCCCTCCTCAGTTACCAAAATGGTTCAGAAACTTGATAAGGATGATTATCTCATTTATGAGAAATACCGAGGTCTTGTTCTCACTCCGAAGGGAAATAAGGTAGGAAAGCGTTTAGTTTACAGACACGAGCTGTTGGAACAATTCCTACGTGTCATTGGAGTGAAGGAAGAACATATTTATGAAGATGTGGAAGGAATCGAACACCATTTAAGCTGGGACTCCATCGATCGCATTGGTGATCTCGTACAATTCTTCGAGGAAGAAAAGAGCCGGGTAGAAGGGCTGCGAACGATTCAAAACCGCAGTGAATAA
- a CDS encoding DUF3892 domain-containing protein, producing MEEISKVQRNYHGDIISFQTSSGRIISYRKAVLEASEGLLQGVTLNENEWGESELSSLSVEDGTFNDYPSIF from the coding sequence ATGGAAGAGATCTCCAAGGTGCAACGGAATTATCATGGAGATATTATAAGCTTCCAAACCTCTTCCGGCCGTATCATTTCTTACCGGAAAGCTGTATTGGAAGCATCCGAAGGTTTACTTCAAGGTGTCACACTCAATGAGAATGAATGGGGAGAATCTGAGTTATCCAGTCTGTCAGTCGAAGATGGCACTTTTAACGACTACCCCTCTATATTTTGA
- a CDS encoding class I SAM-dependent methyltransferase, protein MKSSEWHTSAKTRWEDNADHWHSKSVEMWTTGSRKEVIPFFHDHAGKARTVADLGCGDGYGSYLLYEKGYWVTGMDFSRNMIELAKEQERDNLSFVQGDLNSLPFEDGQFDAVMAINSVEWTENPLHTLNEIERIVGKDGFICIGLLGPTAHPRENAYPRLQGKEVICNTMMPWELEKLANDKGWKKVGEDYIYKKGVKRVHTDNLSNELKQALTFTTLFMFQK, encoded by the coding sequence ATGAAAAGTTCAGAATGGCATACAAGCGCCAAAACCCGTTGGGAAGATAATGCCGATCACTGGCATTCAAAAAGCGTCGAAATGTGGACAACCGGAAGCAGAAAAGAGGTCATCCCTTTCTTTCATGATCACGCAGGGAAAGCAAGAACCGTTGCGGATTTAGGGTGTGGCGACGGATATGGATCTTATCTCTTGTATGAAAAAGGATATTGGGTCACAGGGATGGATTTCTCAAGGAACATGATCGAACTTGCCAAGGAGCAGGAAAGGGACAATCTGTCCTTCGTACAAGGGGATCTCAATTCCCTTCCATTCGAGGATGGTCAATTTGATGCTGTAATGGCGATCAATTCGGTAGAATGGACGGAAAATCCTTTACACACATTGAATGAGATTGAACGGATAGTTGGTAAGGATGGATTTATTTGCATCGGCTTATTGGGACCGACTGCTCATCCGAGGGAAAATGCCTATCCCCGTCTCCAAGGTAAAGAGGTCATCTGTAATACAATGATGCCGTGGGAATTAGAGAAGCTTGCCAATGACAAGGGATGGAAGAAGGTCGGTGAAGACTATATCTACAAAAAAGGCGTGAAACGGGTGCACACAGACAATCTCTCAAATGAATTAAAGCAGGCTTTGACGTTCACGACATTATTTATGTTTCAAAAATAA
- a CDS encoding formate--tetrahydrofolate ligase yields MTTIKKKILSDIEIAQKSTLQPIGDIAKKIGLTEADVELYGKYKGKISFEAIHKLKDHSQGKLILVTSINPTPAGEGKSTVTVGLGDALNRLNKETIIAMREPSLGPTMGIKGGATGGGYSQVLPMEDINLHFTGDIHAISTANNALAALVDNHIHQGNELDIDQRRVVWKRSIDMNDRSLRQIIVGLGGPVQGVPREDGFDISVASEIMAVLCLSQSIGELRKRLGQMVVAYNRLKQPVTVEDLGVEGALTLLLKDALKPNLVQTIEHSPALIHGGPFANIAHGCNSVMATKTALKLADYVVTESGFGADLGAEKFLNIKSRAAGKSPDAVVLVATIRALKMHGGQSKEDLQTENLPALEKGLSNLKKHMETLEQFNVPFVIAINKFATDSDHEIHALIKWCENQNKKVSLTDVWAKGGEGGIDLAQKVLEEIEGNKKEFSPLYELSDSLQVKIDTIAKKVYGASGVEYTVKARKQLEEFESRGWGVLPICMAKTQYSLSDDPSKLGRPENFTITIRELKPKIGAGFIVALTGEVMTMPGLPKKPAAFGMDVDEDGRAIGLF; encoded by the coding sequence ATGACTACAATAAAGAAAAAAATATTATCGGATATCGAGATAGCTCAAAAGTCCACTTTACAACCGATCGGGGACATTGCTAAAAAGATCGGCCTGACAGAAGCTGACGTGGAGCTTTACGGAAAGTACAAAGGTAAGATATCCTTTGAAGCGATACATAAACTGAAAGACCATTCACAGGGGAAATTAATCCTCGTAACATCAATCAACCCAACGCCTGCAGGTGAAGGGAAATCTACAGTGACTGTGGGACTCGGGGATGCATTGAACCGATTGAATAAAGAGACCATCATAGCCATGCGGGAGCCTTCCCTTGGGCCTACGATGGGGATCAAAGGGGGAGCGACAGGTGGAGGCTATTCACAAGTGCTTCCCATGGAGGACATCAACCTCCACTTCACTGGTGATATCCATGCCATTTCCACAGCCAATAATGCCCTGGCTGCCTTAGTGGATAATCATATTCATCAAGGTAATGAATTAGATATCGATCAAAGAAGAGTGGTATGGAAACGATCGATTGATATGAATGACCGTTCCCTACGACAGATCATCGTCGGTCTGGGCGGACCCGTACAGGGGGTTCCACGGGAAGACGGCTTTGATATCTCTGTAGCTTCTGAAATCATGGCTGTTCTCTGTCTATCTCAGAGTATCGGAGAATTAAGAAAAAGACTCGGTCAGATGGTCGTCGCCTATAACAGGTTAAAACAGCCGGTGACCGTTGAAGATCTCGGTGTGGAAGGGGCTCTGACGTTATTGCTGAAGGATGCACTAAAGCCTAACCTCGTCCAGACGATCGAGCATTCCCCTGCTCTTATCCACGGAGGTCCTTTTGCCAATATAGCTCACGGCTGCAATAGTGTCATGGCGACGAAAACAGCTTTAAAGCTTGCTGATTATGTGGTGACAGAATCCGGGTTCGGGGCAGATTTAGGAGCGGAAAAATTCTTGAATATCAAGTCCCGTGCTGCAGGTAAGTCTCCAGATGCCGTTGTTTTGGTTGCCACCATCCGTGCGTTGAAGATGCATGGAGGCCAGTCGAAAGAGGACCTTCAAACAGAAAATCTTCCGGCCCTGGAAAAAGGACTGTCCAATCTGAAGAAGCATATGGAGACCCTCGAGCAGTTCAATGTGCCATTTGTCATTGCCATTAACAAGTTCGCAACAGACAGTGACCATGAAATTCATGCCTTGATCAAGTGGTGTGAAAATCAGAATAAAAAGGTTTCATTAACTGATGTATGGGCTAAAGGCGGAGAAGGTGGTATCGATTTAGCACAAAAGGTCTTAGAGGAGATAGAAGGGAATAAAAAGGAATTCTCTCCCCTTTATGAACTGTCAGATTCATTGCAGGTGAAAATTGATACCATAGCTAAAAAAGTCTACGGGGCAAGTGGAGTCGAGTACACAGTCAAAGCGAGAAAACAGTTGGAAGAATTCGAATCAAGAGGCTGGGGCGTTCTCCCGATCTGTATGGCCAAGACGCAATACTCCCTCTCTGATGACCCGTCAAAACTCGGCCGTCCGGAGAATTTCACCATCACGATACGCGAACTGAAACCAAAGATCGGTGCAGGCTTCATCGTTGCTTTGACGGGAGAAGTCATGACGATGCCCGGACTGCCGAAGAAACCGGCTGCGTTCGGAATGGATGTAGATGAAGACGGCAGGGCAATCGGACTGTTTTAA
- a CDS encoding DegV family protein: MRIAWVTDSTAFVPNQSGSGGNDIYVVPMSILFGEKEYMDGIDLSPEELFAKLRNEKVEVKTSQPSIGRFKELFEQLSRDYDYIFSIHVSSHFSGTFSSAYQAAELLKDTTPNISCIDSKILSNPLTELIQYGQRLSGEGKDPVQIKEAIEERIKSCETYVMVGSLEQLHKSGRMGGLSFFLGSVLKIKPMLSIEDGKLKVEDKVRSIKKGLSSMSHQLDLALENRSIGKVSVLHGLNREDALEWMEQLRQAYPEIEFGAYPLGAVIGVHAGENTIGISWYSENK, from the coding sequence ATGAGAATAGCATGGGTAACGGATAGTACTGCATTTGTTCCAAATCAATCGGGGAGTGGGGGAAACGACATCTATGTAGTTCCCATGAGCATCCTGTTCGGGGAGAAGGAGTATATGGATGGCATTGACCTGTCCCCTGAAGAATTGTTCGCTAAATTAAGGAACGAAAAGGTGGAAGTGAAAACCTCCCAGCCTTCAATCGGCAGGTTTAAGGAGTTATTCGAACAACTGTCAAGGGACTATGACTATATCTTCTCCATCCATGTTTCGTCTCATTTCAGCGGTACCTTTTCGTCTGCTTATCAGGCTGCGGAACTGCTGAAGGACACCACTCCAAATATTAGTTGCATCGATTCGAAGATCCTTTCCAACCCTTTGACAGAATTGATTCAGTACGGTCAACGTTTATCGGGGGAAGGGAAAGATCCCGTTCAGATAAAAGAGGCGATTGAAGAAAGGATCAAATCATGTGAGACGTATGTGATGGTAGGGAGCCTGGAACAGCTTCATAAAAGCGGGAGGATGGGCGGTCTATCATTCTTTCTGGGGAGCGTCCTGAAGATAAAGCCCATGCTTTCCATTGAAGATGGTAAGCTTAAAGTGGAAGATAAGGTAAGAAGCATAAAAAAAGGCTTAAGCAGCATGAGCCACCAGTTGGATCTAGCTCTTGAAAATAGGAGCATAGGGAAGGTATCTGTATTACACGGGTTAAATCGGGAGGATGCTTTGGAGTGGATGGAACAGCTGAGACAAGCTTATCCTGAAATTGAATTCGGGGCCTATCCCCTCGGGGCAGTGATCGGCGTACATGCTGGTGAAAATACAATCGGTATAAGCTGGTATTCAGAAAATAAGTGA
- a CDS encoding HD domain-containing protein has translation MERKELDRIIDYLKQEYIGESTGHDWYHLDRVRKQALRIAREEQGSHTYIIELAALLHDVPDEKFTGEEEGKKKLDHILMNLSLTEGDMTLLKSIIYSISYKGGHEAELSTIEAKIVRDADRLDAIGAIGIARTFAYGGRKGRVMYDPDFQVREHMTLEEYRNGESSSIHHFHEKLLKLKDLMCTETGRILAEERHEFMLRFLEQFNKEWTGQE, from the coding sequence GTGGAACGTAAAGAGCTGGACAGAATTATAGATTATTTAAAACAAGAGTACATAGGTGAATCAACCGGACATGATTGGTATCATTTAGATCGAGTGAGAAAACAGGCCCTTAGAATCGCGAGGGAAGAGCAGGGTTCCCATACATATATCATTGAGCTTGCGGCACTGCTTCATGATGTGCCGGATGAGAAATTCACAGGCGAAGAAGAAGGTAAGAAGAAGCTGGATCATATCCTAATGAACCTCTCACTCACTGAAGGTGACATGACGTTACTGAAATCGATCATCTATTCCATCTCGTATAAGGGTGGTCATGAAGCGGAATTGTCTACGATCGAAGCGAAAATCGTCAGGGACGCCGATCGCCTTGATGCCATCGGGGCGATCGGCATCGCCAGGACATTTGCCTATGGGGGAAGGAAAGGCAGAGTGATGTATGATCCTGATTTTCAAGTGAGGGAACATATGACCTTAGAGGAATACAGAAATGGGGAAAGCTCCAGTATCCATCATTTTCACGAAAAATTACTGAAGTTGAAAGATTTAATGTGCACAGAAACCGGCCGGATTTTGGCAGAAGAACGCCACGAATTCATGCTACGGTTCCTAGAGCAATTTAATAAAGAATGGACTGGTCAAGAATGA